The sequence aaccttttctttgcccgtgagtgtatatttttttattgctgaAATTctttaaactatttttataGCTATGTCGCGTGTTGTATATGTATTAGTGAGATCAGTATCAAACCCACACGATGTTATGCTCGAGTAATAATGACTATTGATAATGACCTAACTGATTTTCAGAATTCAGCACTTACATCCCTGTTTGTATAAAAACTTACAGGCCCAGTTGCAATTTTTTGTAGGCACATCTGCCTAATAATGATTCAGAGAATCCCAGGCAGCGCTGCATGACTCAAGAAACACTGATTAACTTAACCAGCCTTCAGTAATCGTCATGATCATTGTCATTGGATAAGAaaatttgtttgtttcttgtttattttttatcctgTCCATTTGATCTGAATATGGTTTTTATGACTAAGCACTGAAACACGGATTTACCTTCGGACATAGCGCATTAGACCGACACACTGTAATTATGcgataatataaaaataaacgccCTCTTCtgtatataaatatgaaaaactgCAACCTCTGTGCAGTATCCTCGGTACCCCTATTGTGAACACTGACTGAGACAAAAATGGGTTCCCCAGTGCTTGTGGTATTCTTGACAGGAACAGTTTTAGCAATTCTGCACTCTACTAACGTAAGTAGCTAAAAGTTTCAATTTGTGCTAAATGTTCCCATCGTCATCGTCATTAACCTTGGAATGCCGTAGCTCGGAGCAATTCTGTCTGATTTTGCGGCAAACAAAAGGTTACATCTTACACCGTTCcatgaaaaaaaatgaatttgtCCATTAAGATCTCTACATTGGCCCTCCCACTTTAATCTAATATCTCCAATGTAATTGTAACACACTACATGTCACCCTCAGGCCTTATCCGATGACAATAAAGAGAAGATCAAACAAGACATGGTGCCGATAGTGATGGAGTGCGCCAAAGAACAAGAGATCAACCCTGAAGACCTGAAAGAACTGAAGGGAGCGAAGACCCTACCAGAAGACAAAGATATGATGATGCCATGCTTCTTCGCTTGCACGTTCCAGAAGAATGGCATGGTGAGtgatttaaaacataaaatgttgCCTCAAAGAGATTTTCTGTGTGGTTTCAATGTTGACTTGGACCCGAGTGGTTTGGGTTCATAGTGCACAGATCAGTGAGTAATGCCCATTAATGCCGtgttttactataataattattatattatacacaaATATCAGATATCTCAGCCCCAACTCCAAAACCGAATAGTGATAGTACTTCaaaattttagatttttgtgacattataaagtttaatataaatagaaatgcttatacaatattttattatttacgtcTACAGATGGATGACAATGGAATGTTCTTGCCTGAAGCCACGATAAAGAATGGAAAGAAATACGCCGAGAATGAAGAAGAGGAAAAGAAGATGGAGGAAATTGCCAAGGCCTGCGCGCCAGGTAAACCAAATGGAgacatatattttaaatatgatagatggatagatataatattttttatttgttcatACATACAAGAACAGAATTTACAAAGCTATCTCGTTTCATTGTTCTTTTGCATTTAATTATAgttaattgttattgttacatAGTCATAAATGCTTAACTATGTAGTGTCTCAATTTAGGACAGAATTATGCCTATCatagataaatttaataatgaaccGATCATACTACGAGAATGTGTATGGAAATAACAGATGCGCTAGGAGGTAGGCTTTAGAAGAGAAATGTCAATTGAGTGGTTTATTGGAAAAACAACCAATGTcagaaaacaacaaaaataatattttgatgtcTATGATTATCGTTGAATAAGAGCTTTTCATTGGCTTAAAACGATTTCGGAAGAACTGTCCTAGTCATGGAAGTAATATGTCAGTACATAACTTTCGCTAAAAACAGTTGTTAcggaagatttttttttacatacggCCATTGTCAACATTGCGTTAACAGTTTCTTGTGTCACCTGTACAATAGAGGAAAATGGACACTGGCTGTTTTTCCAATAAACcccttaattttatttttcaataaagtttaCATCTCAACTCgccgcggcgccgcgccggTGGAAAGCACCATTTATCTTCAGTATTACCATGTATTACGTATAAGGGACTTTCCATAGGAGAGAGATATTCCATGGTGATCAATATTATTCCTATTCTTTCTAGTGAACGATGAGTCAGTGAGCGGTGACAAGCAGAAATGCCAGCGCGCGTGCCTCCTCTACGCCTGCTTAGCGGAACAAGCTGAAAAGGTAACTcagaaactgaaaaaaaatactgtgaaCCTGCTTTGAACGAGGAAAATACCACAGAATATCGACCATAGTAATATTTCGGTCGGTTGTATCCACCTTTTTGTTACCCTCCTTTTTCAGTAACAATTTCTTCATTGATATACCTGTGGGACCAGGCGGTGGAAATGAAAACCAAAAGTATTTCACTGAATCACGTTTATTCCAGTATCACATCctttaaaaaacaattttatcttcGAGCACAACAACCTTTTCTAATCCTCCATCTTTTCTTAATCCTTTCACTCACCCATTCTTCGTTCCTTTCATAGACAATACTTCCTTTCATAGATAATACTCGCTTTCATAGACAATAGTTCCTATCATACACTCTGCActatcaaatattattaaacgaTAATGTTACATTCCTACAACTCGGCCATCCTGTATAGTAGTCTGACCTCAGGCTACTCTAAATAATCTAACACAACTTTAACTTCAATAACAAACaacaattaaataacttttcaatttttcaacaacaaaaaatatttatctaacgGTTAAGTATAACTTTTCTTAAGTGACTCTAATCattcacacaaaaaaaaacaaatttaagtaCAGTTTCAGAATAGACCTCTACCTAAAttacacaaacatttaaaataaacaaattaccTTACTCTTAAATAAGAAAGTTATGTTAATGTTAACATCAGCTAGGGAATAAACATCACCCTTAAAACACAACAAGTACTTCAACAAAAGTATGAACTTCTTAACAtctaacacaaaaaaaaacattctttaCCATAAAATGATAGTAAGTAGTTACAGAATAACACTGCAAAAAATCTTTAAGTTAAATCAATAGTATTTACCTTGTTAAACTACATAGCTACTTATTACACATAACATAGCACACCCTTACTTAGACTTCAGTAAATACAAgcttattatgatattaaacACAACATTTAAATACCAATATGAACATTTTATATCCCTACCTAACAAAATAACAGCtgtaactttatttttctgaaaataaagttattattattgaaacaaTGTTATATATTTAAAGATGTTAACTACTCTCACTcaacacataaaaatacagttaaactttaatgttattatcttattttaaatttaagcacaatagaaattttaataacagCTGATACCTATACCAAATCATATTGGGTAAACCTCTTTCAACCAAActgttatgaaattaaaatcatGGCCACATTTTCATGTAGTCTACACCCGTTGAGGTTTTCCTAGGTCCTTCAGTATTAAGATCAACTTTCTCTACATGGTACCTACCTTTACCTACTTTCTTTACTACTTGATAAGGTCCGAGAAATTTTGGTTTAAGCTTCAAAGTATTACCGAATTGAGTTCTCTGTATGGCTACAATATCCCCAACTACATAGTCCTGAGCTTCTTTCCTTTTCCTATTATAAGTTCTTCTGTTCTCTTCTTGAACCTTCAATATCTGTACTTTAGCTGCTTGTCTTACATTGTCTCTCCTTTCCATGAAATGTTGTCTGCATTCTTCATCTAATAATTCTATGAGCTTTATATCTTCTTTCTGCTTCAGCTTTGTACCGGTAAGCAAGTTAAATGGTGATGTGTTAATCGACCTTTGATAAGTGCCATTTATCACTCTTTGCACCTTACTAACATGTTTATACCAGTGAGTAGGTTCTTCAATGCACATCTTGGTCAAAACAGATATGATAATCCTGTGGATGCGTTCTACTTGGCCGTTTCCTCTTGGTATACCAGTTGTTACAGCATGATGTTGAATCCCTTCTTCTTGGCAGTAATCTTTAAATTCTTGTCCAGTAAAGGCAGCTCCCTTATCAGTAATATACCTCGTTGGATTACCATAGTCCTTCTGATGTAGCCTCAGCTTCTCTACagtttcctttgcagtcaacGTCTTAGTAGGGTAAATCCAAACAAACTTCGTGAATGCATCTACTACTGTTAAGATATAGTTGTACATTTTCTTGGTTGCATCCAATGGTCCAAGATGATCAATATGTAACGTCTCTAGTGGCAGCTCTCCTTTGTCTATTGGACTGAGAAATCCTTCTTGTTTCCCTTCCTTCTTGCTTGCTAATATGCATGGTACACATCCTAAAATCACTCTATCTATCTTCTTGGCTAGGTCTTTTATGTAGTATTCTTTATCTATTATGTCCATGGTCTTCTTTTTTCCAAAATGTCCAATTTCATGTGCTCTCTTTATGATTTCGGTCTCCATGATGTCAGGTATTACCAACTTTTTCTCTACACCTTTGTATATCAAGTCATTTTCTATGTAGAAATCCTTGTATTCTGTCTTCTCATTCAGTACTTCTCTTAACACACTTAAGTCGCTGTCTTCCTTTTGTGCTTTACATATCCGTGCATGTAATTCTGAATGTATCAGATAACAGTGAGGGTTTCTGCTTAATGAATCCACATGAGACATCTTAGCTCCAGCTCGGTGTTCCACTTCATAATCAAAATCTTGTAGGAATAAAACCCATCTTGCCACCTTGGCTGATACTTCTTTCTTATAAAGCGTCTTCTGAAATGCTGCACAATCAGTGACTATCTTGAAGTGTATTCCAAACAAATACTTCCTGAATTTTCTCACTCCTTCGACAACTGCTAGAGCTTCGAGTTCATAACTTGTATAGTTTCTTTGTTCCGTCTCGCTAGTCTTTCTACTCATGTAGTGTACTGGATGTAACTTCCCATCTTTCTCCTTCTGCATCAAAATGGCTGCATATCCATATTTTGAGGCATCTGTGTGCATCTCCGTGTCAAGACCAACTTCATATATCTTCAGTACCGGTTCACTACATAGTCTAGTCTTCAATACTTCAAAAGCATGTCTTTCCTCTTCACCAAAGTAGAATTCTTTCTCCTTCTTAAGTAAGTCTGTGAGAGGCCTCGCTATCACTGCATAATTCTCAATGTACTTCCTGAAGTATGAGGTAAGACCCACAAAACTATGAACTTGCTTTACTGTCTTTGGCTCTGGGAAACATCTGACTGCTTCTGTTTTGCTTGGTGAAGGCTTCACTGTACCATCTTCAATGACATGACCCAAATATTCAACTTTTCTTTGTAATAACTGTGTCTTCTTCCAATTAATTTCAAGTCCGTACTCAGACGACACTTTCAATACTATCTTTAGTCTTTCAATAGCTTCTTCTTCATTCTCTGCCAGAATTATAACATCGTCGATGAATATTAGCACTATTCCACCAGCAATCTGCTCTCTGAAAATGATGTTAATAAATCGGCTGAAGTATTTAGGACATATAGAAAGTCCAAAAGGAGCTCGGAGGAACTCGTACTGTCCTTCAGGGCTGCTTGTCACAAACGCCGTGTATTTAACTGACTCTTCTTCTACTGGCAGATGGAAAAATCCATTTTTCAAGTCTAAAGTACTAAATACCCTAGATTTACTCAGCTTGTCTATGTGATCATCTATAACCGGCAATGGGTATTCATCTTTAATCATCTTTTGGTTAATTTTCCTATAGTCTACGCAAACCCTAATACTACCATCTTTCTTTGTAACCAATACTAATGGACTTGCATACTCAGAATAACTAGGTCTTATTATCTCCTTAGCTAACCACTCTTCCACCTGATGCCTAACAACTTCTCCCTCTTTGATAGCTAACCTTCGTGGACGCTGAGCTACAGGCActtcatcttttaaaataatcttcAACTTTATTGGAGCCTCTTTAGTAAACATGGGCTTGTAACTAGCAACAAGTTCCTGTACCTCTGGATTACTACATAAAGGTTCATCAGCCTCAATAGGTAAACACAACATGTACTGACCACCTTCAGTTTGTGCCATGAGCTTAACTGTACCTTTGTCTAACAACACAGTTGTATTCAACAGAAATGGTTGACCCAATATGACTTCGTATGGCATAACACCGCATGGAACAATATAGAATAcagtatcaaaatatttaccatCAACTTTGATCGTAGTATGGAACTTTCCCACGGAACATACCCTAGATGCACCCAGTCCAGTGAGCACCACCTTGTCCTCGTTGTCCTCGTCATGTCCAGCTTTGTTAAGCCGGGACAACAGCTCCGACGACATGAGGTTGACATCGCTGCCCGAGTCTATCAAGGCCTCAACGTCTACATCACTTATTTTGACTAATTTCACTGATTTATTCGAATTACACAGAGATTCACTGACCGCACTGTTTGTGTTTACATTTGCTCGCATGacactttgactttgacattgacagttaCACGATCCCGTTCCTTCGGCTTCGTTCACTTCGTTCGTTCCGCGTCGTTCCCGTTCACCGTTCACTGCAGCGGCAGCGCCATCTTCTGGAATGACCGATACGCACATCGTCCGCTGACCGGAGGCGCCGTTTCCGCTTCCGCGGCTCCCGCCCTGTTGTTGTTGATGCCTCGTCGTAGTAGAAGATCGGCATTCCGTTCCAATATGGCCGAAATTGTTGCAACGAAAACATTTCACGCCATTGGGACACCGATTTGCGAGATGATTCTTGTCTCCGCAGTTGTAGCAACTGCGACCATCGGGTCTCGCCGTCTCTTTCTTCTCACGTGAAGATGAAAACACATTTTGCGTTTTACTTTCGACTTCAGTCTTCTTTACCGTCTTGGATTTCATCTTCTCGTAAATGGCCAACTTCTCCTTTAGAACAGAATAGGTAGTGACACCGTATAAGATAGCCTTGTTATTCTCGTAGTCAGTAATGCCGTCAACGATATATTGAATCGCGACGTAGTCGGCAAACTTGGCTCTTTTGCCCAACTCCTTCATAGTTAGCATATACTGGTAGTACGTCTcatctttcttcttcttcctcgtAGCCATCAGCTCGTGCATTTCCTTGCTGTTCAATGCATCGGGAAATTCCTTTTGTAAGGCAGCACTCAGTTCGTCGAATGTTTTAAACGTCTTCTCCGTCCTCAGCCACAACTCAGCCGTACCAACAAGCGACCGTCGAGCGACAATGAGCTTCTGCTGGGCAGTCCATCCGAATATCTCGGCATTATCCTCTATGTCGGCGGCCCACTTCGCCGAGGAATACGTCTTGTCTTCGCCATTAAATTTGGTGATTCCGCTGAATCCGTCGTTTGACGCCATGCTACCAAGCATCGCGTTGCTGCTTGCGTCGTTTTTTGTTGTCGTCGTCATTTtccgtcttcttcttcttatattCTTCTTATATTTAGtgaccaatcactttttcaacttttattttatttcgtcgTAGGTTTTTGATTTCCGTCTTTAATGGCCGTCGTTGTCCTGTgtgctcatcatcatcacgcgTCGTTTTTTGGCATTTCCACGCTCGatcccggacgagcccccaaAATTGTGGGACCAGGCGGTGGAAATGAAAACCAAAAGTATTTCACTGAATCACGTTTATTCCAGTATCACATCctttaaaaaacaattttatcttcGAGCACAACAACCTTTTCTAATCCTCCATCTTTTCTTAATCCTTTCACTCACCCATTCTTCGTTCCTTTCATAGACAATACTTCCTTTCATAGATAATACTCGCTTTCATAGACAATAGTTCCTATCATACACTCTGCActatcaaatattattaaacgaTAATGTTACAttcctacatacctactgacTGATTGATGCATTTTTGGAACATCAATATCGTGACGATGTTGTCAACAGGGTATTTCATTTGGGAAGGCATCTTTTACGTTCGCAACGGTGTTAAGCATTGGAAGATTATTATAGAGTgtgtgtttttaatttcaaattttcttttctttatttacagcACAACATTAAAATGCACGAGTAAATTCCACGGAAGACGTTACCATTACCATCGACTTTCATTTGTTTAAAATGATCTAAAAAGTTAGTTCGTAATAAACGATTATACAATATACGAgtaataaaagttattcaatgctgtttatttttatatctaagAACCTACCTGTACTGAAACAATACACCCTTGAATATGCTAATAAGCATTTATACCTCGTATCAGCTAAGACCAAACacctaactataataaaattaataaaagtaggtaaaacattataattactgAAATGTAAGTCTTGTTAAAACATAAAGGTATCTAAAATATCTGCAGAATATTGGTAGTATAAGCGTAATAATTCGTTAAATTCTTCATGTTATTTTCCTTTACGTCTCAGGATGAGTACATACATGTTTTGTATAGTGGTCATGACAATGATtaccatacatacatattcttatgtacttactaactGTGAATGAAATAATTGTGTTGTATTTGAAAGATACCTGTTAAGCACACATAATGAAAGTCgtgataagtaagtaggtaaaatatAGTATTACAAAGTTACAGTTGTAAAACtcaatcaaaaaaatatatgtgacGATGACtgacataatttttttataagtcaattttacaataatattattaggttCACTGAGTAgatataatgtaataaaattatagaaacCATAAATATTTCTACTTGTACTTTGCTAACTTATGTAAAAAGGgtacaataaactttaatcTTGGATTAATTGTCTCGCTTATACTTAGAACGTTGTAGGCCTAGAACCTAGTTTTAACTCATGATTTTATGTTGGGAAATTATTTGTGACAAAACTTTTTTAACAAGTTGTAGCATAGTTCCTCCTGTAATCGAAGGCTGTATGTAGCTACTTCATGCTGACGAACAAACAAATCATCAACAAAATTGATCACGCCCCGTGCTACCTACCGTATATAACTATGATTGTTGTCTCGATTTCCCTCCATTAGTTACTAATCATCAGTTTTAAAGTGGACACTATTGTAAATTGATAACTAAAATGGCTAATTACATTCTTGCCATctgtttattaacttttgTTCTATTTTCCAAAGGCTCCTCGGtaagttattaatatttaacaataaaatgttattcCCTTTACCAAACCGAACATTCTTTATTTGATCTCAAATCTAATTAGGGATAACTTAGTAAAATTAATTCTACCTTAgcatatacctaagtaataagtatgttatgaTATGAATCTTAAACAGGTAATTGCAGCCATTTTTTACCAGAAAATATTAGTTCTATAAAGaatcttataaaatatgtaattcaTACTAAAGTATTTTCAATAACAATTATCTATATAGATgctgtggccaatgatgatgatgatgatgatgaccaaAGTAATTTAGAACTACATCTCACACACCTTCCAGGCGCTAACAAACGCCCAGAACTCGGCAGTACTATCCACGTTGCTCTCCGGAGCTATCCAGTGCTTCGGCGAGCACCCTCTGTCAGCCGCCGAGATGGACGCCATCAAGAACAAGAAGACTCCAGAGACGGAGAATGCCAAGTGCTTCGCAGCCTGTGTGTTTAAGAGAGTCGGGATTGTAAGATCGCTTTAATTCTTTGGTAAATACATTTAGTTTCCGAACTTGGCTTACTTGAGTGTTGTTCTATAGTGGCGGTGATAAATTCAAAAGCTATAATAGGTTTCCACACTCTGCTGAAAGGATTGGGGAGCCTGATTAACGTCAGTCTGAATGAGAACTAGTGGCAGCTGAGGCAGCTCTGGTCTGGTAGGAAATAAGGCCcggtattaaaaaaaacggagAGGAGAGGAGACGAGAGGATATGTGTTCTGAATAACCAATCAGATTTCGTTATTTCCACATGTCCTCTCCGCTTAGCTTCGGCGGCAATTGATCAAGCGAAAAAAAATCAGACATCTTTTCTCCTCTCCGCTTTGGTAGAAACCGGGCCTAATACCCTTTCTAATGGGCTTTCCAaagcataattataatattcagtGACAATCACAAAAAATTAGACGAGGTATTATCAATTATCACAAATATGagattatattattgtattctCAATGCTCATGATTGAAGAGCAACGATATATTTGTGTTACTGCTTGcgagattttttttataaggaACTGGTTTCAGTAAATTATCTTGAAGTAATTAATGATCAATAAGCTTGTAACGATTATGCTTTTCAGATGGACAACAAGGGTAATATATCGGGAACTCAGGCCGTTCAGAACGCCAAAAAAGTGTTTGATAAAGATAGTGTGAAGAAACTTGAAGACTTCATTGGTGAATGCACAAAAGGTATTAATCATACAGATATTAGATATAATTTCTTTGTGTTGTGTTCTcagctataaataataagcGAGTACATAAGTTGATGCATAAAAAATGTTGATGATGTACAAAATGATAGTGACccgtaaaatatattttttatgaactatgaattttatttcagtaaataaTCAGCATGTTAATGATGGCGCCAAGGGATGTGACCGAGCCAAATTGGCTTTTCCTTGTTTCGTCAATAATGCTCAAAAGGTATAAACACAAAATTtgattcacatttgaaaaatacatttaaaaagtgGCTGTATCTATCTTTCTAGTTCCcatgaatacctacttatgataatgttttttgtttcagtATGGAGTCAGTCTTAACTTTTGAGGCTTTTGTGAACTGCAGCATTCGAACATCGATTGAAATATTAACCTATAGTACCTAATTTCGACAAACGAAAGTATTCGTAATAACTTAATTCATTCAGatgttataatttaataaattgtactttatttagttaaatatttcaacttcttatttacttattgcCAATGAAAAACATGAGGAATGCTGAACCTTTAACCTTAAGTGACGTTACTTATTATGTTCacaaataggtatacttatggTGGATTTTTTCAGATAATTATCGTCATGTATGTAGATGAAATACTGAAAAATTTCCATGTGAAATCGTAATTCGTTACCCGGCTAGCTGTCAAGTCCCCAACATTTTTGATTAGCTAAAATTCTTTTTCAGTTATGTGGCATaagtataatacatatatttatgaaacaaGCAGATTAATTTTCAGATTTGTATGAGATACTGAAAAATCCTTTGTACATTTCTGTTCATGAATTCCTGACCTGTCCACTATTTTCATTCTCATCACTGTGTATTTAACTATGGTAAGTTTAATATTCCAGGTAATACAACATAATGTTATACTGACGCAGTCATGTGCACACAAATCATAGATTAAGGTAAATCCTAGGTTTGTTACCTAATAATTAGCCAGAGCTTCTATTTTACGAATCATCCTGTGTACACCAGGCTGACCTCTGTACATTTTGCTGTATCTATTAATATGTCAGTATAATCAGACTTCTTGTCGTGAAACAAATAGAATTTGGTTATAAGTGGTCTAAATATAGACAGTTCAAAAAGATAAGGCCGGATAGATATCATTGATTTTTTACTAAGTTTCCTATTgcttattatgtaagtagttaATACGCTCATAGTAAGATGTTATTAACTGTCATTGCAGTGAGTAGTATTTTCGCAAAATCACCTAAAAGCCACcaagttttttttcagtataCGCTAATGGAGTTTTGAAAACACGGTACTACGTTAGTTTGAATAAAACAGTACAGACCGATTGTATTACATTCTGTTAGGTATACGGAATAGTTTTCAATaactttataagtaaatataagttGTAACAGTTTAGATAGTTGTAATAATGTTATCCAGCAGTTTTATATTGTTATCTATGTGGGTGTTCACAAGGATTATTTCAGTAAGTTATGATCTTTCctcaattaataataatgtttagaTTGATTTGCATATATCGTGATATTAGTTAAATAAACCAGTGatgatttaattaacaaaaattgCTACCTCCGATCTGAAAAAGTGTCGTAAGAAGAGTATCGGTGTGTTTTTGGCCGACCGAGTGGTGTAAttgttagtgaccctgactgctatgccaaaggttccgggttcgatccccggctgTGGCAGATGTTTGTTTTAAGACAGATACTGATACAGTACTTGACGGATACTTATCAATACCGTACCTATACCAGGCAGAGCCGGACCGGCTCACAGACTTCCACAAGACGAAGCTGACCGACCACTTCACGACGTACGGCATCGGCTGCATCACGGAATACTCCATCACCTTTGATGACATCAAGGCTCTGAAGGCGTTCGAGCTCCCTCGAGGTGCCGAGGCTCCCTGCTTCTTCGCATGTGTGCTGAAGAGGGCTCAGCTGGTAAGTGGGTGCATGAAAAAAGCCTCACGGCAGTTTAGACACAAATGTTCctttcgagagagccaggtgacGGCACTATAACATCCTTACAGCTAATATACCTAATCTCtgattttttattggaaagaattctgacattttataagtgatgctactaaaaaagttctttaccgaaaaaatgaaaaattgcgatccatttctgggcaataattttttcttaatatttttatacaaaaagataaatctaaatatttacttgctcaagtaaactaatacaaaaataacaaatatttcaatataatagctgttcccgcgagcttcgcttcgccttaataagttttcccgtgggaattccgcgataaaaagtaacatatgtgttaatccagggtgtcagctaacttcattccaaatttcattaaaatcggttcagccgttttgacgtgaagaaataacaaacatacacagatacatacatacatacatacacatatacacttacaaactttcgcatttataatatgaagtaggatcacgactcacgacccatgtatcgaattaattttaattgctttattttattctttagcatggcatcacttcctactaaattcagggataataaacctttttaatcaatttcaaaaaaagattgtctattcggtaagtacatataatatgttcggtatgtatgtaagattattggaactgcaccatattgacatatgacaatatacgagtattagggctaataaacaaatattcaaaattttataaatgtttatgtacctatgtacgtttatatgcttgttggtatgtatgtttgtccacgcatatctccgaaacgattgatccgattgtcactattctttttgagggttccgtacctcaaaaggaaaaaaaggatCCCTTATAAGATCACACTTTGTTGTCACCACCTTTTTTCtcggaaacgggtaaagatatcaagctgatatttcgtatagatgtacataattatgatgaaattaaaaggaaaactacctcaggtaattaagtatacttgtacggaacactcactgcgcgagtccaactggctcagtcgggtaagcgcccgcttctcaagcaagagatgcgggttcgaatctcggcgctgacatgtaggtaacaatgagttctttgaatttaagtacaatgtataccatcgctcttacggagaaGGAAAACATATGTGATCATAtattatgtgaacccaccaacaccgcagtggaccagcgtggtgggaaatggtccaagcttaggaaggcagtatggagatgctggaggcgggttccgctcatctggcataatctttattgaccaaaactcatttcgcataactcgtatggtctaaacttttttg is a genomic window of Plutella xylostella chromosome 18, ilPluXylo3.1, whole genome shotgun sequence containing:
- the LOC105387995 gene encoding uncharacterized protein LOC105387995 gives rise to the protein MGSPVLVVFLTGTVLAILHSTNALSDDNKEKIKQDMVPIVMECAKEQEINPEDLKELKGAKTLPEDKDMMMPCFFACTFQKNGMMDDNGMFLPEATIKNGKKYAENEEEEKKMEEIAKACAPVNDESVSGDKQKCQRACLLYACLAEQAEKHNIKMHE
- the LOC105387997 gene encoding uncharacterized protein LOC105387997, which translates into the protein MANYILAICLLTFVLFSKGSSALTNAQNSAVLSTLLSGAIQCFGEHPLSAAEMDAIKNKKTPETENAKCFAACVFKRVGIMDNKGNISGTQAVQNAKKVFDKDSVKKLEDFIGECTKVNNQHVNDGAKGCDRAKLAFPCFVNNAQKAEPDRLTDFHKTKLTDHFTTYGIGCITEYSITFDDIKALKAFELPRGAEAPCFFACVLKRAQLMDSQGKITPESVLAVAKAVFTDPDELTEAVKVFQSCAYINDKPVSDGTQGCDRAMFALQCLMEQSTMEDQASGSGSPDATGGPSGVAPAQRRAARLLMESLVTNLLQLTCAGIVTTRNLIPLKIIADLLPLDTLAGLCSLITSFTS